AACACGTCCTGCTGGCTGGCACCGCCAGGCAGGTCCACGTAAGTGAGTTTCTTGATGAAGTCGCTGTCCTGGGCCTTGTCGAACCAGGCGTCCAGGGCGCTATGGTGGGCCTTGAGGTAGTCGCTGTACTGGCCGGACAGGCCCTTTTCATGGTCCACCAGATAATGAAGCATCATCCGGGTCCGCTCGGCATCGATATGGTTGGCCAGCCGCTGATACAGCTTGCTCAGGGCCAGGTGGGCCTCGGCCAGATGGTCTATCAGATCGCGTACGGTTTTAAAGCGCATGGCTGCTATCTCCTTGACTCTCGTACCAGCTTTATCAAAGCCAGAATGACCCAGCCTTGAGGCAAGTCAAGTCTGTGCCTTATGGCAGTCAAAAAACTTTCACGGCTCAGAAACCCAAGGGAAACGTTTTCGTCACAGCCCTTTCCCACAATGCGCCCTATTTATTCGCACGGGAAAATAACGATGAAAAACCAAAGCCTTTTGCTGCCCAGCCTGGTGGCGTCCAGTATTGCCCTGGCCCTGTCAGGCCAAGCCTTTGCCGAAGAAAGCCAGCCCCAGGATACCGAGGTCATCTCGGTTATCGGGGCCAGGGTGGCTTACGCCAACAACAGCACAGATGAGGACATCAAGTCCTTCAGCGCGCCCCTGTCCAGCGTCAATGACCTGCTGGACATGATGCCGGGGGTCAATGTCAGCGAAGGTGGGGCGTTCGGCAGCGACGACTGGTCCACCACCATCACCATGCGCGGCTTTGCCCTGAGCGGCTCCGAACAGCAACTGGGTGTGACCATAGACGGCTTGCCCAACGGCGGCTCCGGTTACGGCGGTGGCTCCAAGGCCAACCGTTACCTGCTGCTGGAAGACACAGCCCGGGTAGAAGTGATGCAGGGCACCTCGGACGTGGGTTCTCCTTCCCTGGACGCCCTGGGGGGAACCTTCAACTACATTTCCGCCAACCCCAATGAACAAAGCGGCGCCGTGGCATCGGTCAGCGGCGGCGACTACGACGCCCGCAAATACTACCTGCGCTTTGATACCGGGCGCTTTTGGAACGACACCACCACCAGCTACCTGAGCCTGGCCGACAGCAGCACCAAGCGCTGGATAGGCTCCGGTTCCAACGGGGACGCGACCGACTTCCACCTGGCCTACAAGCTGGTGTCCGAGTTGGACTGGGCCACCATTACCGGCCGCATCAGTTATGACGACGTGGACGAGACCAACTACAACGGCATCAGCCTGGCCCAGTACCAGGAAAACCCTCGCTGGGACCGCCTGACCTGGAACTGGACCGGCGACCCGGTTGAAGACCAGAACTTTGCCGAAGCCTGGCGCACCCTGCGCAAGAACACCTTTGCCTACCTGCGCCTCGATACTCGCCCCAGCGACAGCACCCGCCTGGTGGTCACGCCCTATTATCACCACATGACCGGCCGTGGTGACTGGTTGCCCCCCTACCAGGTGCTGGTGGACGGCAACGGCCAGGCCGTGCTGGATGCCGACAACAACCTGCAAACCTTTACCCGCTTCGACGCCAACGGCGCCCCCTTGCTGGACCCCAGCCAATGCGCCAGCAACGACTGCACCCTGGCCTCCAGCTACCGCCACACCCATTACGGTAAAGAGCGTTACGGCCTGACCGGCCGCCTGACCTGGGACATCACCGACAACAACAGCCTTACCGCCGGCCTGTGGACAGAGCGCCAGGACAGGGACGAGTACCGCGACTGGCACAGCGTCCTCAACCCGGCGGTGGGCCCGGCCTACAACCACCAGGCCTACTGGCGCCAGTATGACCGCACCTATGTCACCGACACCCTCAACTACTACGTGCAGGACCAATGGGTACTGGGGGACCTGACCCTTAACGCCGGGGCCCGCAAGACCCAGGTGGACATCAGTCGTGACGACAACTTCCTTGGCCGCGAGACCGGTTCCCTGTCCAGCGACTCGGATCTGCTGCCCATGGCCGGTCTGGTCTGGGCCCTGTCCCCCAATTGGGAGCTGTTCGGGGGTTACGCCGAGAACTTCAAGGCCATCTCCGACAGCATCCTCGAGACCGATCAGGACTTTGGCAAACTGGACGCCGAAACCGCCAAGAACACCGACCTCGGCCTGCGCTACCTGGGCCAGGACCTGCAAGTGACGGCGGCCTTCTACCACATCAAGTTCGACAACCGCATCACCTTTATCGAGGCCACCGCCGGTAGCGGCATCGACTACCTGGGCGAGCTGGACGGTCAGTACGTCAACGTCGGCGGCATCAAGTCCAAGGGCTTTGAAGGCAGCCTCAACTGGCAGGTCAACGACAACTGGTCCCTCTACGGTGCCCTGACCCTCAACGACTCCGAGTACAGCGACCACAGCCTGGTCAGCGCCAAGGACCAGCAAGGCCAGGACACCCTGGTCGATCTCAAGGGCCTGGAGCTGGCCGGCGCCCCTCGCACCATGGCGGTGGCGGCCCTGAGTTATCACCAGGGCCCCTACCGTGGCGGCCTGGAAGCCAAATATACCGACAGCTACTACGGCGCCTACGGCAACCGCCTGGACGGCACCAGCCCTGTTGCCACCAATGTGGATAAGATTGACGCCCACACCGTGCTGGGCCTCTATGCCGGCTACCATTTGGACTTCAACGGCCAGGGCATCAAGGGGCTGGACCTGAGCTTCAACATCAGCAACCTGGGTGACACCAACTACCTGTCCGGTGGCAGCAACGGCGCCTACTACATAGGGGTAGGCCGTACCGTCACCGCCAACGCCACCCTGTCCTTCTAATCAGATGTTGCCCCCGGCCAGGCCGGGGGCTAGGAGTCATGATGCGTAAGCTCACTCTGCTTGCTTCCCTGCTGCTGGCCACCTCGGCCCAGGCAGCTGACAACCTGGTGCTGGTCACCATCGACGGCCTGCGTTGGCAGGACGTTTTCCACGGCGCCGATCCGGCCTTCTTGGCCAACGACCTGCTGACCCATGACCCAGCCGCCACCCAGGCCTTCGGCGGTGACAGCCAGGCCCAAAGGGCGGCTCGGCTGATGCCCTTTGTCAGCACCGTTATGGCCAAGGAAGGCAGCTTGCTGGGGGACCAGACCCGAGGCAGCATCATGGAAGTCACCAACCCCTGGTGGTTTTCCTACCCCGGCTACAACGAGCTGCTGACCGGCAAGGCCGACCCGGCCATCGACAGCAACGACGCCAAACCCAACCCCAACGTCAGCTTCTTGGAATGGTTGAACAAGGATAAGGCCTTTGCCGGGCGCATCGCCGCCTTCGGCAGCTGGGACGCCTTTGGGGCCATCCTCAACCGCGATCGCTCCGGCCTGCACGTCAATGCCGGCTTTGAGCCCTCAGAGGGTTACCCGCTGGGGGAGCAGGTCAAGCTTATCAACCAGTTGCAGCAACAGATCACCAGCCCCTGGTCGTCAGAGCGTTACGACGCCTACACCTATCCCCTGGCCCTGGATTACCTCAAAAAGCAGCAGCCCAGGGTGCTCTACATAGCCCTGGGGGACACCGACGAGTTTGCCCATGAAGGCCACTACGACAGTTACCTCAAGGCGGCGCACCAGGCCGACCAGTACCTGGCCGAGCTGTGGCAAACCCTGCAATCCTTGCCCCAGTACGCCGGCAACACCAACCTGGTGGTGACGGTGGACCACGGTCGCGGCGCCACAGCCCAGGACTGGCAGCACCATGCCAGCCAGGCGGCGGTGAAGATGTATCCGGACGGCGAGAAACATTTCCCCCAGGGCATCGTCGGCTCCAACGGTGTCTGGCTGGCCGCCCTGGGTCCGGACGTCAAGGCCAAGGGCCTTATTCCGGGCCAGGGCAAGCAAAACCAGGTGGCGGCCACCGCCCTGGCGCTGCTAGGCAAGGACCACCAGGACTTCGACCGGGAAGCGGGCAAGCCCCTGCCCCTGGTCAAGTAACGGCGCACGACGCCAAGGGAGTTCAAAGCCGCCTTAGGGCGGCTTTTTTTGGCTTGGCTGCAAAAAGGCCACCCTCTCGAATGGCCTTTCGAATTTGGAGCGGAAACGAGACTTGAAGGGGGCGCCCAGCCCGAGCGACCCGGCGCGTTCAGCCTTTTAATGGCGTAAGACGCAGATACGAAAAAGGCCATCCTTTCGGACGGCCTTTCGAATTTGGAGCGGGAAACGGACTCCCCTGAA
This is a stretch of genomic DNA from Gallaecimonas xiamenensis 3-C-1. It encodes these proteins:
- a CDS encoding TonB-dependent receptor, giving the protein MKNQSLLLPSLVASSIALALSGQAFAEESQPQDTEVISVIGARVAYANNSTDEDIKSFSAPLSSVNDLLDMMPGVNVSEGGAFGSDDWSTTITMRGFALSGSEQQLGVTIDGLPNGGSGYGGGSKANRYLLLEDTARVEVMQGTSDVGSPSLDALGGTFNYISANPNEQSGAVASVSGGDYDARKYYLRFDTGRFWNDTTTSYLSLADSSTKRWIGSGSNGDATDFHLAYKLVSELDWATITGRISYDDVDETNYNGISLAQYQENPRWDRLTWNWTGDPVEDQNFAEAWRTLRKNTFAYLRLDTRPSDSTRLVVTPYYHHMTGRGDWLPPYQVLVDGNGQAVLDADNNLQTFTRFDANGAPLLDPSQCASNDCTLASSYRHTHYGKERYGLTGRLTWDITDNNSLTAGLWTERQDRDEYRDWHSVLNPAVGPAYNHQAYWRQYDRTYVTDTLNYYVQDQWVLGDLTLNAGARKTQVDISRDDNFLGRETGSLSSDSDLLPMAGLVWALSPNWELFGGYAENFKAISDSILETDQDFGKLDAETAKNTDLGLRYLGQDLQVTAAFYHIKFDNRITFIEATAGSGIDYLGELDGQYVNVGGIKSKGFEGSLNWQVNDNWSLYGALTLNDSEYSDHSLVSAKDQQGQDTLVDLKGLELAGAPRTMAVAALSYHQGPYRGGLEAKYTDSYYGAYGNRLDGTSPVATNVDKIDAHTVLGLYAGYHLDFNGQGIKGLDLSFNISNLGDTNYLSGGSNGAYYIGVGRTVTANATLSF
- a CDS encoding alkaline phosphatase family protein: MRKLTLLASLLLATSAQAADNLVLVTIDGLRWQDVFHGADPAFLANDLLTHDPAATQAFGGDSQAQRAARLMPFVSTVMAKEGSLLGDQTRGSIMEVTNPWWFSYPGYNELLTGKADPAIDSNDAKPNPNVSFLEWLNKDKAFAGRIAAFGSWDAFGAILNRDRSGLHVNAGFEPSEGYPLGEQVKLINQLQQQITSPWSSERYDAYTYPLALDYLKKQQPRVLYIALGDTDEFAHEGHYDSYLKAAHQADQYLAELWQTLQSLPQYAGNTNLVVTVDHGRGATAQDWQHHASQAAVKMYPDGEKHFPQGIVGSNGVWLAALGPDVKAKGLIPGQGKQNQVAATALALLGKDHQDFDREAGKPLPLVK